From one Orcinus orca chromosome 10, mOrcOrc1.1, whole genome shotgun sequence genomic stretch:
- the SLC29A1 gene encoding equilibrative nucleoside transporter 1 — MTTSHQPQDRYKAVWLIFFMLGLGTLLPWNFFMTATAYFTNRLDMSQNASLVPAEPSKDVQASAGPSAPLPERNNLSAIFNNVMTLCAMLPLLLFTCLNSFLHQRIPQAVRILGSLVAILLVFLITAILVKVPMDALPFFVVTMMKIMLINSFGAILQGSLFGLAGLLPASYTAPIMSGQGLAGFFASVAMICAIASGSELSESAFGYFITACGVIILTIACYLGLPRLEFYRYYQQLKLEGPGEQETKLDLISKGEKSKAGQEEAGVSAPNSQPADGSHSVCAILKNILVPALSICFVFTITIGMFPAVAAEVKSSIAGTSAWRDYFIPVSCFLTFNIFDWLGRSLTAFTMWPGKDSRWLPILVLARLAFVPLLLLCNVHPRHNLAVVFEHDAWFIFFMAAFAFSNGYLASLCMCFGPKKVKPAEAETAGAIMAFFLSLGLALGAVFSFLFRAIV; from the exons ATGACAACCAGTCACCAGCCTCAGGACAG gTACAAAGCCGTCTGGCTTATCTTCTTCATGCTGGGTCTGGGGACGCTGCTGCCCTGGAATTTTTTCATGACAGCCACTGCG TATTTCACAAACCGCCTGGACATGTCCCAGAACGCGTCCTTGGTCCCTGCTGAACCGAGCAAGGACGTCCAGGCTTCGGCCGGCCCCTCAGCACCCTTGCCAGAGCGCAACAATCTCAGCGCCATCTTCAACAACGTCATGACCTTATGTGCCATGCTGCCCCTACTGCTGTTCACCTGCCTCAACTCCTTCCTGCATCAGAG GATCCCCCAGGCTGTGCGGATCCTGGGCAGCCTGGTGGCCATCCTGTTGGTGTTCCTGATCACTGCCATCCTGGTGAAGGTGCCCATGGATGCTCTGCCCTTCTTTGTCGTCACCATGATGAAGATCATGCTCATTAATT CGTTCGGTGCCATCCTGCAGGGCAGCCTGTTTGGCCTGGCCGGCCTCCTGCCCGCCAGCTACACAGCCCCCATCATGAGTGGTCAGGGCCTGGCAGGCTTCTTTGCCTCTGTGGCCATGATCTGCGCCATCGCCA GTGGCTCGGAGCTGTCGGAAAGTGCCTTTGGCTATTTTATCACAGCCTGTGGGGTTATCATTTTGACGATCGCCTGTTATCTGGGCCTGCCGAGGCTG GAATTCTACCGCTATTACCAGCAACTCAAGCTCGAAGGGCCCGGGGAGCAGGAGACCAAGCTGGACCTCATTAGCAAAG GAGAGAAGTCAAAAGCAGGCCAAGAGGAGGCCGGAGTTTCAGCCCCCAACTCTCAGCCCGCCGACGGAAGCCACTCTGTCTGCGCCATCCTCAAAAAC ATCTTAGTCCCGGCTCTCTCCATCTGCTTCGTCTTCACCATCACTATTGGGATGTTTCCTGCCGTGGCTGCCGAGGTCAAGTCCAGCATTGCGGGCACCAGCGCCTGGA GAGACTACTTCATTCCTGTGTCCTGTTTCCTGACTTTCAATATCTTTGACTGGCTGGGCCGGAGCCTCACAGCCTTCACCATGTGG CCTGGGAAGGACAGCCGCTGGCTGCCGATCCTGGTGCTGGCCCGGCTAGCCTTCGTGCCTCTGCTGCTGCTGTGTAACGTCCATCCCCGCCACAACCTGGCCGTGGTCTTTGAGCACGATGCCTGGTTCATCTTCTTCATGGCTGCCTTCGCCTTCTCCAACGGCTATCTCGCCAGTCTCTGCATGTGCTTTGGGCCCAA GAAAGTGAAGCCAGCCGAGGCAGAGACGGCCGGAGCCATCATGGCCTTCTTTTTGTCTCTGGGCCTGGCGCTGGGGGCTGTCTTCTCCTTCCTGTTCCGGGCAATCGTGTGA